A window of Fusarium verticillioides 7600 chromosome 10, whole genome shotgun sequence contains these coding sequences:
- a CDS encoding murein transglycosylase: MRAILGLLFSAAAALAETFTNPVIWEDLSDVEVTRAGDAYFMTASTFHYSPGAPVLRSYDLVNWEHIGHSVPVLDWSSKYSLENGQRAYVKGIWASSLRYRESDGKFYFVACIEFGKTYIYSASSPTGPWSQISTINKCYYDAGLTFDTDSTPYVAYGRGDLHIAQLSKDMKTEVKEQIVLTPPSTLTLEGSRLYKKDNNWYIFLTRPATGQYIAKSTNGPFGTYNLKIIADNLKLATAPRAGAPHQGGLIDTPNGKWYYMSFVDMYPGGRAPALAPITWGSDGYPSITLVNGQWGNYDYPLPKRTVPSPIGTDTFTGPNLRADWEWNHNPDTKSFSVNNGLTLKTATVTKDLYQARNTLTHRIRGPQGTGTVLIDFSKMADGDRTGLAVLRDSSAWIGIEREGSNFNLVFNTGLSMNTDWTTKSTGSVSARQNNVSFRKVYLRVTANISPGAAGSAVFSYSTDGNSFTNFGSTVSLGNDWQFFPGHRYGILNYATKALGGSVLVSRFDNK, from the coding sequence ATGCGTGCtattcttggcctcctcttctcggccGCTGCCGCTTTGGCAGAAACATTTACCAACCCTGTTATCTGGGAAGATCTCTCCGATGTGGAAGTCACCCGCGCTGGAGATGCCTACTTCATGACCGCTTCGACATTCCACTACTCACCCGGTGCTCCAGTTCTTCGATCATATGATCTCGTCAATTGGGAGCACATAGGCCATTCCGTCCCTGTTCTCGACTGGTCCTCCAAGTACAGCCTTGAGAACGGACAGCGAGCTTACGTCAAGGGCatctgggcttcttctctgcgaTACCGCGAGAGCGACGGAAAGTTCTACTTCGTTGCCTGTATTGAGTTCGGCAAGACCTATATATACAGCGCTTCGAGCCCAACTGGCCCTTGGTCTCAGATCtcaaccatcaacaagtGCTATTACGATGCTGGTCTGACTTTCGACACTGATAGCACTCCTTATGTTGCATATGGACGCGGTGATCTTCATATTGCCCAGCTGTCCAAGGACATGAAGACCGAAGTCAAGGAACAAATTGTCCTCACACCGCCATCTACACTTACTCTCGAGGGGTCTCGCCTGTACAAGAAGGACAACAACTGGTACATCTTCTTGACACGTCCCGCCACCGGACAATACATCGCCAAGTCAACCAACGGACCATTCGGAACTTacaatctcaagatcatcgctgataacctcaagcttgccaCTGCCCCTCGTGCTGGAGCACCTCATCAAGGCGGTCTTATCGATACACCCAACGGCAAGTGGTACTACATGTCTTTTGTGGACATGTACCCTGGCGGAAGAGCACCGGCTTTGGCACCTATTACTTGGGGCAGCGATGGCTACCCCAGTATCACCCTCGTCAATGGCCAATGGGGGAACTATGACTACCCGCTTCCCAAGCGCACTGTTCCGAGCCCTATTGGTACTGATACTTTCACTGGTCCCAACCTCCGAGCTGATTGGGAGTGGAACCATAACCCCGATACCAAGAGCTTCAGTGTCAACAAcggcttgaccttgaagacCGCTACTGTCACCAAGGACCTGTATCAAGCTCGCAATACCCTCACTCACCGAATCCGCGGCCCTCAGGGAACTGGCACAGTCCTCatcgacttctccaagatggccGATGGTGATCGCACTGGTCTCGCTGTTCTCCGCGACTCATCAGCCTGGATCGGCATCGAACGTGAAGGAagcaacttcaacctcgtcttcaacacAGGTCTCAGTATGAACACTGACTGGACTACCAAGTCGACTGGAAGTGTCTCAGCCCGACAAAACAACGTTTCTTTCCGCAAGGTGTATCTCCGTGTCACTGCTAATATCAGCCCTGGTGCTGCTGGATCTGCTGTGTTCAGTTATAGCACCGATGGCAACAGCTTTACCAACTTTGGTAGCACTGTATCGCTTGGTAATGATTGGCAGTTCTTCCCCGGGCATCGTTATGGTATTCTTAACTATGCTACCAAGGCTCTTGGTGGATCCGTGCTTGTTTCGCGATTTGATAACAAATAA
- a CDS encoding CMGC protein kinase: MRLLYQYMTCRKLSLNAQLITASHPFSVSSLGSSFRNRFCIYTPSKSPFNPSSSHSSPSRHIHIMGSEGSHSPSPTQGQHQFDDNIGFDYHELDHAPATSQGTFLKGSKEGVEPLEEYQEGGYHPVHIGDVLGPSDRYRVIHKLGHGGFGTVWLCRDSVETRYVALKVMASDLKSDEILDFSLADLDQSMPGSQFIATPLDSFSVSGANGTHQCLTLPPLGPCVSPRLWMRLEKDPAAILRKFAYQTTQALAFLHKNQICHGDFRPSNILVKLSNLDHLSEDELLSLIGHPEKVQVQTESGEDLPVSSPRYLVQPADISRLGNEFLTEEICVIDFGESFKFSSPPEDLGIPENYLPPEVLLEQPDVIGPACDIWALGCTLFEIREQLPLFYMIYDKDELLAEMVRFFGKLPEDWWTKWEAREEYFDAGGKWLREEEDWSLEVALSKPIEIFESGEKYREGPKKSLQTPEAEQKLMANLLYRLFKYDPRERISAEDVLGHEWFRL; the protein is encoded by the exons ATGCGACTACTTTACCAGTACATGACCTGCCGCAAACTCTCTCTCAATGCCCAGTTGATCACCGCCTCTCATCCCTTCTCAGTTTCGTCTTTGGGCTCTTCGTTTCGCAATCGCTTTTGCATTTACACTCCCAGCAAGAGCCCTTTCAATCCCAGCTCTTCACATTCCAGCCCATCGCGGCACATCCACATCATGGGCTCAGAGGGTTCACATAGCCCTTCACCTACGCAAGGTCAACATCAATTTGACGATAATATCGGATTCGATTATCACGAACTTGACCATGCCCCGGCAACCTCACAAGGCACTTTCCTCAAGGGTTCAAAGGAGGGCGTGGAACCCTTAGAGGAATACCAGGAAGGCGGCTATCACCCAGTCCATATTGGAGATGTGCTTGGCCCATCGGATCGGTATCGAGTCATTCACAAACTCGGTCACGGTGGTTTCGGAACAGTTTGGCTCTGTCGAGACTCGGTAGAAACCCGTTACGTTGCCCTCAAGGTCATGGCCAGTGATCTGAAGTCCGACGAGATTCTTGACTTCAGCTTGGCGGACCTTGATCAATCAATGCCAGGTTCCCAGTTCATCGCGACTCCACTCGATTCATTCTCCGTTAGTGGTGCAAATGGGACCCATCAGTGCCTAACACTGCCACCACTTGGGCCTTGTGTTTCGCCTCGTTTATGGATGCGATTGGAAAAGGACCCTGCTGCTATCCTACGGAAATTCGCCTATCAGACTACGCAGGCGTTAGCCTTCTTGCACAAGAATCAGATCTGTCATGGAG ACTTTCGCCCATCTAATATTTTGGTCAAGCTGAGCAACCTGGATCACCtctctgaggatgagctcCTCTCTCTGATAGGGCATCCCGAGAAAGTCCAAGTGCAGACGGAGTCAGGAGAAGACCTTCCAGTATCTAGCCCAAGATATCTTGTACAACCAGCGGACATCTCTAGACTCGGGAATGAATTCCTGACAGAGGAGATTTGCGTCATTGATTTTGGCGAGTCATTCAAgttctcatcaccaccagagGACCTTGGTATTCCAGAGAACTACCTGCCACCAGAGGTCCTTCTTGAACAGCCTGATGTAATTGGTCCGGCCTGTGATATTTGGGCTCTTGGCTGTACACTCTTCGAAATTAGGGAACAGCTCCCTCTGTTCTACATGATCTACGACAAAGATGAGTTATTAGCCGAGATGGTGAGGTTCTTCGGCAAACTCCCAGAAGATTGGTGGACGAAGTGGGAAGCACGTGAAGAGTATTTCGACGCTGGTGGGAAATGGCTtcgtgaagaagaggactggTCCCTTGAGGTGGCGCTGAGCAAGCCAATTGAGATCTTCGAATCGGGTGAGAAGTATAGGGAGGGGCCTAAGAAGTCATTACAAACTCCTGAAGCTGAGCAGAAGTTGATGGCGAATCTGCTCTATCGACTTTTCAAGTATGATCCTCGAGAACGGATTAGTGCTGAGGACGTTCTTGGACACGAATGGTTTAGACTATAG